The DNA window ACCGCTATTCCTGCAACAATTCCGGCCATACCGAATATTTCTCTAATTGCTCCTTTTATAAGACCGTATATAATACATCCAACAATTACAATTCCCAATATAATATCAAGAATCATTTTTTTCTCCTTTCGCTTTCATAAGAATGACTGCTATAATGAAAAACACTCCAAGTAGTAGCCAGCCACCCAAAAATTCTGCCTTTCTTGAGTATCCTTCGTATGGTGTTTTAATCCTTTCTACAATAGTGAGTCCTAAAATCCAAATTAAAATAACTGGTGTAATAAATTTTATGCATATATCCCACCACTTCCCGAGTTTAACCTCTGATAAGTTATTACAATGTTCTCTTAATATTCTTAATTTAAACATATATCCCAATGCGATACACTCAATTATCCCAACAGCTATCAATCCAAAGTTTGACATAAAATAGTCCACTATATCAATCCAAAATAGGCCAGCTCTTGTAGTATAGATGGTACCAGCCATAACTGCTATTATTCCGAACACAATATTTATCGCATACCTTTTTTTAAATTTCCATTTCTCCATAATTCCGTCCGCACCAGCCTCTACAAGTGAGAATGCTGAATCAATTCCCAAAAAGAATAGCATTCCAAAGAACAGGGCGCCAAAAACTTTACTTGCAAATGGTAACAGATTGATAATTGTAGGATATGTGATGAACGCCAAAGGGATAGATGCTTTTACGACCTCAGGCACAGGTATATTTTGCACATATGAGTAATAGCCAAGTGTAGCAAACACTACAAATCCTGCAAGAAAAGAATAGCCTGCGTCAGCCAGTGCTACTATAAATGCATTGTTGACAATATCCGATTTTTCCGGCAAGTAACTAGCGTAAGTAATCATAACTCCAAATCCGACGCTTAATGAGAAGAACACCTGTGCATATCCATTACGCCAAACTTCAACATTCTGCAGTGCGCTGAAATTAGGGGTCAAGTAATACTTTAATCCTTCTATCGCACCCGGCAGTGTCAATCCTCTAATAATAAAGATTATTAAAAGTATCCATGGCAGTGTACAAGTGACATATATGACTTTACCAACTGTTTTTACCCCTTTCCATATGCATCCAATAATACTAATCCATGTAACAAGTAACCCAATCACAATAACTAGCTTAATTTTACCAATCTTAAATGGACTATTTGATATAGATAG is part of the bacterium genome and encodes:
- a CDS encoding sodium-dependent transporter, which gives rise to MRTEWDSRLAFILASIGSAIGLGNIWRFPYICYKYGGGAFLIPYIVALFTAGIPLMILEFAIGHKMKAGAPLAFAKSGKNKEWIGWFTLLIAFGIVSYYAVIMGWCCNYFAYSFKLSWGKATEDFFMNKFLSISNSPFKIGKIKLVIVIGLLVTWISIIGCIWKGVKTVGKVIYVTCTLPWILLIIFIIRGLTLPGAIEGLKYYLTPNFSALQNVEVWRNGYAQVFFSLSVGFGVMITYASYLPEKSDIVNNAFIVALADAGYSFLAGFVVFATLGYYSYVQNIPVPEVVKASIPLAFITYPTIINLLPFASKVFGALFFGMLFFLGIDSAFSLVEAGADGIMEKWKFKKRYAINIVFGIIAVMAGTIYTTRAGLFWIDIVDYFMSNFGLIAVGIIECIALGYMFKLRILREHCNNLSEVKLGKWWDICIKFITPVILIWILGLTIVERIKTPYEGYSRKAEFLGGWLLLGVFFIIAVILMKAKGEKNDS